A genomic window from Pseudogulbenkiania sp. MAI-1 includes:
- the dnaN gene encoding DNA polymerase III subunit beta, with amino-acid sequence MLILQAERDALLKPLLAVTGIVERRHTLPILSNVLIEKKDGAVGFLATDLEIQITTASAETLPGESFRLTTSAKKLQDILRAIPGNSTVSLEQQDTRLTLKAGKSRFNLQTLPAEDFPLLSVNGVPEATFSLPQKELKRLISQVQYSMAVQDIRYYLNGLLLQTDDTQVRLVATDGHRLAYAAAEIDASLPKAEVILPRKTILELYKLLQDSDEPITIELLANQVRFTFGSTVIISKVVDGKFPDYNRVIPLDNDKIFLIERLTFLHALQRAAILANEKFRGVRLVLKPGSLSILCTNSEQEEAEEELEIDYGGGELEIGFNINYLLDVLTNLPADTLQLAFGDANRSTLVTIPDFSQFKYIVMPMRI; translated from the coding sequence ATGCTGATTCTGCAAGCTGAACGCGATGCCCTGCTGAAACCGCTGCTGGCGGTGACGGGGATTGTCGAGCGTCGCCACACGCTGCCCATCCTGTCCAACGTGCTGATCGAGAAGAAGGACGGCGCGGTGGGCTTTTTGGCCACCGACCTGGAAATCCAGATCACCACCGCCAGCGCCGAGACGCTGCCCGGCGAGTCGTTCCGGCTGACCACCTCGGCCAAGAAGCTGCAGGACATCCTGCGCGCCATCCCCGGCAACTCCACCGTGTCGCTGGAGCAGCAGGACACCCGCCTGACGCTGAAAGCCGGCAAGAGCCGCTTCAACCTGCAGACCCTGCCGGCCGAAGACTTCCCGCTGCTGTCGGTCAACGGCGTGCCGGAAGCCACCTTCAGCCTGCCGCAGAAGGAACTCAAGCGCCTGATCTCGCAGGTGCAGTACAGCATGGCGGTGCAGGACATCCGCTACTACCTCAACGGCCTGTTGCTGCAGACCGACGACACCCAGGTGCGCCTGGTGGCCACCGACGGCCACCGCCTGGCCTACGCCGCGGCCGAAATCGACGCCTCGCTGCCCAAGGCCGAGGTGATCCTGCCGCGCAAGACCATCCTCGAACTGTACAAGCTGCTGCAGGACAGCGACGAGCCGATCACCATCGAGCTGCTGGCCAACCAGGTGCGCTTCACCTTCGGCTCCACCGTCATCATCAGCAAGGTGGTGGACGGCAAGTTCCCCGACTACAACCGCGTGATCCCGCTCGACAACGACAAGATCTTCCTGATCGAGCGCCTCACCTTCCTGCACGCGCTGCAGCGCGCCGCCATCCTCGCCAACGAGAAGTTCCGCGGCGTGCGCCTCGTGCTCAAGCCGGGCAGCCTGTCCATCCTGTGTACCAACAGCGAGCAGGAAGAAGCCGAGGAAGAACTGGAAATCGACTACGGCGGCGGCGAGCTGGAAATCGGCTTCAACATCAATTACCTCTTGGACGTGCTGACCAACCTGCCGGCCGACACGCTGCAGCTCGCCTTCGGCGACGCCAACCGCAGCACGCTGGTGACCATTCCGGACTTCAGCCAGTTCAAGTACATCGTGATGCCGATGCGCATCTAA
- the dnaA gene encoding chromosomal replication initiator protein DnaA: MTELDHFWPACLARLEAELSSQQFNTWIKPLAAELSEDGVQLLAPNRFIMQFIKDRFLGRIEELAVELMGEVPVELKLGSPSAAPVAAPAKPAAPSGKSAPAGGAAPAPSAATPAKQAAVKAIGGGHESTRLNPAFTFDTLVTGKGNQLARAAAMQIAENPGDQAYNPLFVYGGVGLGKTHLIQAIGNHVYHKNPQAKIRYIHAERYVADIMRAYQHKAFDEFKRYYHSLDLLLIDDIQFFAGKNRTMEEFFYAFNALLESGKQVIMTCDTYPKQIEGMDERLISRFSWGLTVEIQPPELEMRVAILMKKAEADSIKLDHTVAFFIAQNVRSNVRELEGALKRVVAYARFTNQSISLELVKEALKDILAAGNRQVTVDAIQKTVAEYYKIKLGDMHSKKRSRDIARPRQIAMALAKELTQLSLPNIGDAFGGRDHTTVLHACKTIAEMRGSDADIAHDYDTLLQMLRN; encoded by the coding sequence ATGACCGAACTGGATCACTTCTGGCCTGCGTGCCTCGCCCGCCTCGAGGCCGAACTGTCTTCACAGCAGTTCAACACCTGGATCAAGCCGCTGGCCGCCGAGCTCTCCGAGGACGGCGTGCAGCTGCTGGCGCCCAACCGCTTCATCATGCAGTTCATCAAGGACCGCTTCCTCGGCCGCATCGAGGAGCTGGCCGTCGAGCTGATGGGCGAGGTGCCGGTCGAGCTGAAGCTGGGCAGCCCGAGCGCCGCGCCGGTGGCGGCGCCGGCCAAGCCGGCCGCGCCCAGCGGCAAGAGCGCCCCGGCCGGCGGCGCGGCCCCGGCCCCGAGCGCCGCCACCCCGGCCAAGCAGGCGGCGGTCAAGGCCATCGGCGGCGGACACGAGAGCACCCGGCTCAACCCGGCGTTCACCTTCGACACCCTGGTGACCGGTAAGGGCAACCAGCTCGCGCGCGCCGCGGCGATGCAGATCGCCGAGAATCCGGGCGACCAGGCCTACAACCCGCTGTTCGTGTACGGCGGCGTCGGCCTCGGCAAGACCCACCTGATCCAGGCCATCGGCAACCACGTCTACCACAAGAATCCGCAGGCCAAGATCCGCTACATCCACGCCGAACGCTACGTGGCCGACATCATGCGCGCCTACCAGCACAAGGCCTTCGACGAGTTCAAGCGCTACTACCACTCGCTCGACCTGCTGCTGATCGACGACATCCAGTTCTTCGCGGGCAAGAACCGCACCATGGAGGAGTTCTTCTACGCCTTCAACGCCCTGCTGGAAAGCGGCAAGCAGGTCATCATGACCTGCGACACCTACCCCAAGCAGATCGAAGGCATGGACGAGCGCCTGATCTCGCGCTTCTCCTGGGGGCTGACGGTGGAAATCCAGCCGCCGGAGCTGGAAATGCGCGTGGCCATTCTGATGAAGAAGGCCGAGGCCGACAGCATCAAGCTCGACCACACCGTCGCCTTCTTCATCGCCCAGAACGTGCGCTCCAACGTGCGCGAGCTGGAAGGCGCCCTGAAGCGCGTGGTGGCCTACGCCCGCTTCACCAACCAGAGCATCTCGCTCGAACTGGTCAAGGAGGCGCTCAAAGACATCCTCGCCGCCGGCAACCGCCAGGTGACGGTGGACGCCATCCAGAAGACCGTGGCCGAGTACTACAAGATCAAGCTCGGCGACATGCACAGCAAGAAGCGCAGCCGCGACATCGCCCGCCCGCGCCAGATCGCCATGGCCCTGGCCAAGGAGCTGACCCAGCTCTCCTTGCCCAACATCGGCGACGCCTTCGGCGGGCGCGACCACACCACGGTGCTGCACGCCTGCAAGACCATAGCGGAGATGCGCGGCAGTGACGCCGACATCGCCCACGATTACGATACCCTGCTGCAAATGCTGCGCAATTAA